The following are encoded in a window of Ricinus communis isolate WT05 ecotype wild-type chromosome 4, ASM1957865v1, whole genome shotgun sequence genomic DNA:
- the LOC8264631 gene encoding protein PHYLLO, chloroplastic isoform X3 has protein sequence MLDHVGGTNYSWQDYANINAVWASLIVEECSRLGLTYFCIAPGSRSSPLAIAASVHPLTTCVACFDERSLAFHAVGYARGSQKPAVVITSSGTAVSNLLPAVVEASQDFVPLLLLTADRPPELQNAGANQSINQVNHFGSFVRCFFSLPAPTDSIPARMVLTTLDSAVHWATSSPYGPVHINCPFREPLDDSPDKWMFSCLKGLDIWMSSAEPFTKYIEMPSSLPCDGDNRIALIQILEIVQRAKRGLLLIAAMHTEDDIWAALILAKHLNWPVVADILSGLRLRKLLSYFPGVEENILFVDHLDHALLSNFVRGWMQLDVVIQIGSRITSKRIFQMLEEHYPFSYILVDNHPCRHDPSHFVTHRVDCSILQFVDSLMKAKLLNRSSEWCGFLSALDRMVAWNISYQIYAENLLTEPHVLRAISEALSSESALFIGNSMAIRDADMYGCSYENHSCRIADMVLNSELQCLGIQVAGNRGASGIDGLLSTAIGFAVGCNKRVLSLIGDVSFLHDTNGLSILSTRLPRKPMTVLVINNHGGAIFSLLPIANRIDQRILKQYFYTSHNISIQQLCMAHSVRHLLVKTKKELEDALLTSQREQTDRVIEVESSISANSTFHSTLRKSACQAANHAFTVLSSLSVPFSISDGFFLCKILKMEYSLYRIQLCAPPTSAPVDLDTNEFHREGYILSLSLEDGSVGCGEVAPIEIHKEGMLDVEEQLRFLLHVIKGTKISFSLPLLKESFSSWIWNNLGIPENSIFPSVRLGLEMAILNAIAERQGSSLLNIIQPQRGKEEAYEKSNVKICGLIDSNGSPAEVAYIASSLVKEGFSALKLKVARRLDPIQDAAVIQEVRKKVGRQIELRVDANRNWSYEEAIQFGSLVKDCNLQYIEEPVQDEDDIIKYCEESGLPVALDETIDKFCENPLHMLVKYAHPGIVAVVIKPSVVGGFERAALIAEWAHQLGKMAVVSAAFESGLGLSTYIQFSSYLEVQNADLCRVMDRKLGPPVAHGLGTYQWLKQDVTTKPLRIRHLPCGFIGASVSDAIEFVQKFQINQKVICRTFTGEQVSTYDFSVNSKGFACSIKVQEVGQKNDDNVVLFLHGFLGTGEDWVPIMKAISGSARCISIDLPGHGGSKISNCGAKESNKESALSVELVADLLYKLIQHLTPGKISLVGYSMGARIALHMALKHEDKISRAVILSGSPGLKDEMSRKFRLAKDVSRSRLLIVHGLQLFLDAWYAGELWNSLRSHPRFQEIVSSRLSHDDVYSLAEALSGLSIGRQIPLWEDLKQCNIPLLIIVGEKDEKFKEIAQKMSHEIGQSGEGRGGMGNNIVQIVEVPNCGHAVHIENPLSVIRALRQFLTRPRKCSTPGHSEEML, from the exons ATG TTGGATCATGTTGGGGGAACAAATTACTCCTGGCAAGACTATGCAAACATCAATGCAGTTTGGGCATCACTTATTGTGGAAGAGTGTTCTCGTCTTGGGTTAACG TATTTTTGCATTGCTCCAGGATCAAGATCATCGCCTCTTGCCATTGCTGCATCAGTTCATCCCCTCACAACATGTGTTGCATGCTTTGATGAGCGCTCACTTGCATTTCATGCTGTTGGTTATGCAAGAGGTTCTCAAAAACCTGCTGTTGTCATAACATCTTCAGGAACTGCTGTTTCAAATCTTCTTCCTGCT GTTGTGGAAGCCAGTCAAGATTTTGTGCCTCTTCTCTTATTGACTGCAGATCGTCCTCCTGAGCTTCAAAATGCTGGGGCAAACCAATCAATCAATCAG GTGAACCATTTTGGCTCTTTTGTGAGATGCTTCTTCAGTCTTCCTGCTCCAACAGATAGTATTCCTGCGAGGATGGTGCTTACTACTCTTGACTCAGCTGTACATTGGGCAACCTCTTCACCATATGGCCCTGTTCATATAAACTGTCCTTTCAGAGAGCCCTTGGATGACAGTCCAGACAAATGGATGTTCAGCTGTCTAAAGGGATTAGATATTTGGATGTCTAGTGCTGAGCCATTCACCAAGTATATTGAAATGCCAAGTTCACTTCCTTGCGATGGCGATAATCGCATAGCACTAATACAAATTCTTGAAATAGTTCAAAGGGCTAAAAGAGGGCTTCTACTTATTGCTGCAATGCATACAGAAGATGATATATGGGCGGCTCTTATTTTGGCAAAACATCTTAATTGGCCAGTTGTAGCAGACATATTGTCAGGTTTACGTCTAAGAAAGCTCTTGTCTTATTTTCCTGGAGTAGaagagaatattttatttgttgatCACCTAGACCATGCTCTGCTCTCAAATTTTGTCAGGGGTTGGATGCAGTTGGATGTAGTTATTCAG ATTGGAAGTCGGATAACAAGCAAGCGAATTTTTCAAATGCTGGAGGAGCATTATCCGTTCTCATACATCTTAGTTGATAATCATCCATGCCGTCATGATCCatctcattttgtaactcatAGGGTGGATTGCTCCATTCTTCAGTTTGTTGACAGTTTAATGAAAGCTAAACTTCTTAATAGGAGCAGCGAATGGTGTGGTTTTTTAAGTGCTTTAGACAGGATG GTTGCATGGAACATATCATATCAGATTTATGCAGAGAACTTGTTGACTGAGCCACATGTTCTTCGTGCGATTTCAGAAGCACTTTCATCTGAGTCTGCTCTTTTTATTGGCAACAGCATGGCAATACGTGATGCAGACATGTATGGCTGTAGTTATGAAAACCATTCTTGTAGAATTGCAGATATGGTGCTGAACTCAGAACTTCAATGTCTTGGGATTCAGGTGGCTGGAAACCGGGGTGCTAGTGGTATTGATGGTTTGCTTAGCACAGCAATTGGTTTTGCAGTTGGATGCAATAAAAGA GTACTTTCTTTGATTGGAGATGTTTCTTTCCTTCATGATACAAATGGCTTGTCAATCTTGAGCACAAG GTTGCCAAGGAAGCCAATGACAGTACTCGTGATAAACAATCATGGTGGAGCAATCTTCAGCCTTCTTCCTATTGCAAATAGAATTGATCAAAGAATACTGAAACAATATTTCTATACTTCCCATAACATTTCAATTCAGCAGCTGTGCATGGCACACAG CGTGAGACATTTACTAGTGAAGACTAAAAAGGAACTTGAAGATGCTTTGCTCACATCCCAGCGAGAGCAGACAGATCGTGTCATTGAAGTAGAGAGCTCCATCAGTGCTAATTCAACCTTCCACAG TACATTAAGAAAATCTGCATGCCAAGCAGCTAATCATGCCTTCACCGTTCTTTCAAGCCTTTCCGTTCCATTTTCCATCTCAGATGGTTTTTTCCTTTGCAAAATCCTCAAAATGGAGTATTCATTATACAG AATTCAACTATGTGCCCCTCCTACTTCAGCTCCTGTAGATCTTGATACTAATGAGTTCCATAGGGAAGGCTACATTTTGTCGTTGTCTCTTGAAGATGGAAGTGTTGGCTGTGGCGAG GTTGCACCTATTGAAATTCACAAAGAAGGCATGCTGGATGTAGAAGAGCAACTTCGATTTCTCCTTCATGTAATTAAAGGAACAAAGATTAGTTTTTCCCTTCCTCTGCTGAAGGAATCATTTTCCTCTTGGATATGGAATAATTTAGGGATCCCG GAAAATTCAATCTTTCCTAGTGTCAGATTGGGCTTAGAAATGGCTATTCTCAATGCCATTGCAGAAAGACAAGGTTCCAGTTTACTAAACATAATCCAACCACagagaggaaaagaagaagctTATGAAAAGTCCAACGTTAAGATATGTGGCCTTATTGATTCTAATGGGAGTCCTGCGGAGGTTGCTTATATTGCTTCCTCTCTTGTTAAAGAAGGATTTTCTGCATTAAAGCTAAAA GTTGCACGTCGGCTGGATCCCATTCAAGATGCTGCAGTTATACAAGAAGTAAGGAAGAAAGTTGGTAGACAGATTGAACTTCGAGTAGATGCGAATAGAAACTGGTCCTATGAAGAAGCTATTCAATTTGGTTCTCTCGTGAAAGATTGTAACCTGCAGTATATTGAG GAACCCGTGCAGGATGAAGATGATATTATAAAGTACTGTGAAGAGAGTGGCTTACCTGTGGCACTTGATGAAACTATTGACAAGTTTTGTGAAAATCCCCTTCATATGCTTGTGAAGTATGCTCACCCTGGAATAGTTGCTGTG GTAATTAAACCAAGTGTTGTTGGTGGGTTTGAAAGAGCAGCCTTAATTGCCGAATGGGCACATCAACTGGGAAAGATGGCTGTTGTCAGTGCTGCATTTGAAAGTGGCCTAGGTCTATCTACTTATATTCAGTTCTCCTCTTACCTAGAGGTGCAGAATGCAGATCTTTGCAGAGTTATGGACCGAAAGTTGGGGCCACCTGTAGCTCATGGTCTCGGAACTTATCAATGGCTTAAACAAGATGTAACAACTAAACCTCTGAGGATTCGGCATCTTCCATGTGGCTTTATAGGTGCATCTGTTTCTGATGCCATAGAATTCGTGCAGAAGTTTCAAATTAACCAAAAGGTTATTTGCAGAACTTTCACAGGGGAGCAAGTCTCTACATATGATTTTTCTGTGAATTCAAAGGGTTTCGCTTGCTCCATCAAAGTACAAGAGGTTGGACAAAAGAATGAC GATAATGTGGTTTTATTTCTCCATGGATTCCTTGGGACTGGTGAAGACTGGGTCCCTATCATGAAGGCCATCTCAGGATCGGCAAGATGTATTTCAATTGATCTTCCTGGTCACGGGGGatcaaaaatatcaaactgTGGTGCTAAAGAATCCAATAAGGAATCAGCTTTGTCTGTTGAATTAGTCGCAGATCTATTGTATAAGTTGATTCAACACCTAACTCCTGGAAAGATTTCCCTTGTTGGATATTCAATGGGAGCAAGAATTGCGCTGCACATGGCACTGAAACATGAAGATAAG ATTAGTAGAGCTGTTATACTATCTGGTAGTCCAGGATTAAAAGATGAGATGTCAAGAAAATTTCGTCTTGCTAAAGATGTCTCCAGGTCACGCTTACTCATTGTCCATGGGCTACAACTCTTTCTAGATGCCTGGTATGCTGGAGAGCTATGGAACAG CTTGAGAAGCCATCCCCGCTTTCAGGAAATAGTTTCCAGCCGCTTGTCGCATGATGATGTTTATAGTCTTGCAGAAGCTCTGTCTGGCTTGAGTATTGGTAGGCAGAT ACCATTATGGGAAGACTTGAAGCAATGTAATATTCCCCTTCTAATCATTGTCGGGGAGAAAGATGAGAAGTTCAAAGAAATTGCCCAAAAAATGAGCCATGAAATTGGCCAATCTGGCGAGGGCAGAGGAGGAATGGGAAACAACATTGTTCAGATAGTTGAGGTTCCCAACTGTGGGCATGCTGTCCATATCGAGAACCCTCTATCTGTTATCAGGGCATTGAGACAATTTCTGACCAGGCCAAGAAAGTGTTCTACTCCAGGGCACAGTGAAGAGATGCTCTAA